In Daucus carota subsp. sativus chromosome 4, DH1 v3.0, whole genome shotgun sequence, one DNA window encodes the following:
- the LOC108218895 gene encoding trifunctional UDP-glucose 4,6-dehydratase/UDP-4-keto-6-deoxy-D-glucose 3,5-epimerase/UDP-4-keto-L-rhamnose-reductase RHM1, protein MANYTPKNILITGAAGFIASHVANRLVRSYPEYKIVVLDKLDYCSNLKNLNPSRTAPNFKFVKGDIGSADLVNYLLITESIDTIMHFAAQTHVDNSFGNSFEFTKNNIYGTHVLLEACKVTGQIRRFIHVSTDEVYGETDEDAVVGNHEASQLLPTNPYSATKAGAEMLVMAYGRSYGLPVITTRGNNVYGPNQFPEKLIPKFILLAMRGMQLPIHGDGANVRSYLYCEDVAEAFEVVLHKGEVGHVYNIGTKKERRVTDVARDICKLFSVDPETNINYVENRPFNDQRYFLDDQKLKNLGWAERTTWEEGLKKTMDWYTSNPDWWGDVSGALLPHPRMLMMPGGIERHFDGSENRDAESTRFVDKSAPSQVSSSDPKSTVPQKLALKFLIYGRTGWIGGLLGKLCEKQGIPYEYGRGRLEYRSQLVSDLQIVKPTHVFNAAGVTGRPNVDWCESHKTETIRTNVTGTLTLADVCREQGLLMINFATGCIFEYDAAHPEGSGIGFKEEDTPNFHGSFYSKTKAMVEELLKEFDNVCTLRVRMPISSDLSNPRNFITKISRYNKVVNIPNSMTVLDELLPISIEMAKRNLKGIWNFTNPGVVSHNEILEMYKQYIDPSFKYSNFTLEEQAKVIVAARSNNEMDGAKLKAEFPELLSIKESLIKYVFEPNKKV, encoded by the exons ATGGCTAATTATACTCCCAAGAATATCCTGATTACGGGAGCTGCTGGCTTCATTGCTTCTCATGTGGCTAATCGTCTTGTTCGGAGCTACCCTGAGTACAAGATCGTTGTGCTCGATAAGCTTGATTACTGCTCCAATCTTAAGAATCTTAATCCCTCTCGTACTGCTCCCAACTTTAAGTTTGTCAAGGGAGATATTGGAAGTGCTGATCTCGTCAACTATCTTTTGATCACCGAGTCGATTGATACTATTATGCACTTTGCTGCTCAGACCCATGTTGATAACTCTTTTGGTAACAGTTTTGAGTTCACCAAGAACAACATTTATGGTACTCATGTGCTTTTAGAAGCCTGCAAAGTGACTGGACAGATCAGGCGGTTCATCCATGTTAGCACGGATGAGGTCTATGGGGAGACAGATGAGGATGCTGTTGtgggtaatcacgaagcttcaCAACTCCTTCCGACGAATCCTTATTCTGCCACTAAAGCTGGGGCTGAGATGCTTGTCATGGCTTACGGCAGGTCATATGGTTTACCTGTTATTACAACCCGGGGTAATAATGTCTATGGTCCTAATCAGTTTCCAGAAAAGTTGATCCCAAAGTTCATCCTTTTAGCCATGAGGGGAATGCAACTTCCTATTCATGGGGATGGTGCCAATGTGCGCAGTTATCTCTACTGCGAGGACGTTGCTGAGGCCTTTGAGGTTGTTCTTCACAAGGGAGAAGTTGGCCATGTTTATAATATTGGGACAAAGAAGGAAAGGAGAGTTACTGATGTTGCCAGAGACATCTGTAAACTTTTTTCTGTGGACCCAGAAACAAATATTAACTATGTAGAGAACAGGCCATTCAATGATCAGAGGTATTTCCTAGATGATCAGAAGTTGAAAAACTTGGGCTGGGCTGAGCGCACTACATGGGAAGAAGGGCTAAAAAAGACTATGGACTGGTACACTAGCAACCCTGATTGGTGGGGAGATGTATCTGGAGCATTGCTTCCTCATCCAAGAATGCTGATGATGCCTGGTGGAATTGAGAGACACTTTGACGGATCTGAAAACCGTGACGCTGAATCAACCCGTTTCGTGGATAAATCTGCCCCATCACAGGTTTCTTCCTCAGATCCCAAAAGCACAGTGCCTCAGAAATTAGCTCTTAAGTTTTTAATTTATGGTAGGACTGGGTGGATTGGTGGTCTGCTCGGAAAATTATGTGAAAAACAAGGTATTCCATATGAATATGGAAGGGGGCGCCTAGAGTATCGATCACAGCTAGTGTCTGATCTCCAGATAGTTAAACCCACACATGTTTTTAATGCTGCTGGTGTGACTGGTAGACCCAATGTCGATTGGTGCGAGTCCCACAAAACAGAAACCATTCGTACAAATGTCACGGGTACACTGACACTAGCTGATGTATGCAGAGAGCAAGGACTTCTGATGATTAATTTTGCTACTGGATGCATATTTGAGTATGATGCTGCACACCCAGAAGGTTCTGGCATTGGGTTCAAAGAAGAAGACACACCCAATTTTCATGGATCATTCTATTCAAAGACAAAGGCCATG GTTGAAGAACTCTTGAAAGAGTTTGACAATGTTTGCACCCTCAGAGTTCGGATGCCCATATCATCAGACCTCAGCAACCCCCGCAACTTCATCACAAAGATTAGTCGTTATAATAAGGTGGTTAATATTCCCAACAGCATGACAGTCTTGGATGAGTTGCTACCTATCTCAATCGAGATGGCCAAGAGGAACCTTAAAGGTATATGGAACTTCACCAACCCTGGAGTCGTAAGCCACAATGAGATTTTGGAGATGTACAAGCAATATATCGACCCATCTTTTAAATACTCAAACTTCACACTAGAGGAGCAAGCCAAAGTAATTGTAGCAGCTAGAAGCAATAATGAGATGGATGGGGCGAAGTTGAAGGCCGAGTTCCCTGAGTTGCTGTCAATCAAGGAATCATTGATCAAGTATGTTTTTGAACCCAACAAAAAAGTTTAG
- the LOC108215895 gene encoding alpha,alpha-trehalose-phosphate synthase [UDP-forming] 1 yields MPGNDKYNNNASISSNRIERLLRYRELRELRKSGKASYSIDTTSEGIRNSGLSELDLRDVDDLGVSYVEQYLEGALAAHALVDGFERPDGEPCRQRLLVVANRLPVSAIRRGEESWSLEISAGGLVSALLGVKEFEARWIGWAGVNVPDEAGQKALTKALAEKRCIPVFLDEDLVHQYYNGYCNNILWPLFHYLGLPQEDRLATTRSFQSQFAAYKKANQMFADVVNEHYEEGDVVWCHDYHLMFLPKCLKEYDSKMKVGWFLHTPFPSSEIHRTLPSRSELLRAVLAADLVGFHTYDYARHFVSACARILGLEGTPEGVEDQGRLTRVAAFPIGIDSERFIRALEVPEVQEHIRELKERFSERKVMLGVDRLDMIKGIPQKLLAFEKFLEENAYWRDKVVLLQIAVPTRTDVSEYQKLTSQVHEIVGRINGRFGSLSAVPIHHLDRSLDFHALCALYAVTDVALVTSLRDGMNLVSYEFVACQDSKKGVLILSEFAGAAQSLGAGALLVNPWNITEVASSIGQALNMKADEREKRHHHNFYHVTTHTAQEWAETFVSELNDTVVEAQQRIREVPPVLPVKKAIRHYLQSSNRLLILGFNATLTEPVDTPGRRGGDQIRAMELKLHQDIKESLMELCNDPNTTVVVLSGSDRNVLDENFSEYNMWLAAENGMFLRATRGEWMTTMPEHLNMEWVDSIKHVFEYFTERTPRSHLELRETSLVWNYKYADIEFGRLQARDMLQHLWTGPISNASVDVVQGSRSVEVRAVGVTKGAAIDRILGEIVHSKSISTPIDYVLCIGHFLGKDEDVYSFFEPELPSESIIGLPRAKINDSLKSPGERRPASKLQNSKGSSKVLHNRSQRHLLNPERKNTNSSNNSAQPHGRRQSSEKISWSVLDLKGENYFSCTVGRTSSNARYTLGSSHDVVSFLKELAMEASSI; encoded by the exons ATGCCTGGGAATGATAAGTACAACAATAATGCATCTATTTCGTCGAATCGAATAGAGAGATTATTACGTTACCGAGAGCTCAGAGAGCTAAGAAAGAGCGGTAAAGCTTCGTATTCAATTGATACTACTAGTGAGGGAATCAGGAATTCTGGCCTGTCCGAGCTCGATTTACGAGACGTGGATGATCTAGGAGTTTCTTATGTAGAACAGTATTTGGAAGGGGCTTTGGCTGCTCATGCACTTGTTGATGGATTCGAAAGGCCTGATGGAGAGCCTTGTAGGCAAAGGCTGCTGGTGGTGGCTAATCGGCTTCCGGTGTCTGCAATTAGGAGAGGAGAGGAGTCGTGGTCACTGGAGATCAGTGCTGGTGGTTTAGTTAGTGCTCTTCTTG GCGTGAAGGAATTTGAGGCGAGATGGATAGGTTGGGCTGGTGTGAATGTGCCAGATGAGGCTGGCCAGAAGGCACTTACGAAAGCACTTGCTGAGAAG AGGTGTATACCTGTATTCCTGGATGAAGACCTTGTTCATCAGTATTATAATGGATATTGCAACAATATATTATGGCCCCTCTTCCATTATCTGGGGCTTCCCCAAGAAGACCGTCTTGCGACTACCAGAAGTTTTCAGTCTCAGTTTGCTGCATATAAAAAAGCAAATCAAATGTTTGCTGATGTGGTGAACGAGCATTATGAGGAAGGTGACGTAGTGTGGTGCCATGACTACCATCTAATGTTCTTACCCAAATGCCTTAAAGAATATGACAGCAAAATGAAAGTCGGTTGGTTTCTTCACACACCATTTCCATCTTCTGAAATTCACAGGACGCTGCCATCCCGATCAGAGCTGTTACGTGCTGTTCTTGCTGCTGATTTAGTTGG ATTCCATACCTATGACTATGCAAGGCACTTTGTTAGTGCATGCGCTAGAATTCTCGGACTGGAGGGTACACCTGAAGGAGTGGAAGATCAAGGAAGGCTGACCCGTGTGGCTGCG TTTCCTATTGGGATAGATTCAGAGCGGTTTATCCGAGCGCTCGAGGTTCCTGAAGTTCAAGAACACATCAGAGAATTAAAAGAAAGATTTTCCGAGCGAAAG GTAATGTTAGGTGTTGATCGGCTTGATATGATTAAAGGAATTCCCCAGAAATTATTGGCATTTGAAAAGTTTCTTGAAGAAAATGCATATTGGCGGGACAAGGTTGTTTTACTGCAGATTGCAGTGCCAACAAGAACAGATGTTTCAGAAT ATCAAAAACTTACAAGCCAAGTTCATGAAATTGTTGGGCGCATCAACGGTAGATTTGGCAGTTTGTCTGCCGTTCCTATTCATCATCTG GATCGATCGCTCGACTTTCATGCATTGTGTGCACTATATGCCGTCACTG ATGTAGCACTTGTCACATCTTTGCGGGATGGAATGAATCTTGTTAGCTATGAGTTTGTGGCATGCCAAGATTCAAAGAAAGGAGTTCTTATTCTGAGTGAA TTTGCAGGTGCTGCACAGTCTCTTGGTGCTGGAGCACTACTCGTGAATCCCTGGAACATTACTGAAGTTGCTTCTTCTATCGGCCAAGCCTTGAATATGAAAGCGGATGAAAGGGAAAAAAGACATCACCATAACTTTTATCACGTCACAACTCATACTGCTCAAGAGTGGGCTGAGACGTTTGTGAG TGAACTAAATGACACTGTAGTTGAAGCTCAGCAAAGAATAAGAGAAGTGCCACCAGTACTTCCTGTAAAAAAAGCAATCAGGCACTACCTGCAATCCAGCAACCGTTTACTCATACTG GGATTCAATGCTACCTTAACCGAACCAGTTGATACCCCTGGTAGAAGAGGCGGAGATCAAATAAGAGCGATGGAGCTGAAATTGCATCAAGATATAAAAGAGTCCTTAATGGAACTTTGCAATGACCCAAATACAACTGTTGTCGTCCTCAGTGGAAGTGATAGAAACGTCTTGGATGAA AATTTCTCTGAGTACAACATGTGGTTGGCGGCAGAAAATGGTATGTTTTTACGAGCTACAAGAGGAGAATGGATGACAACTATGCCAGAGCATTTAAATATGGAATGGGTTGACAGCATAAAA CATGTCTTTGAGTATTTCACTGAGAGAACTCCTCGATCACATCTTGAACTGCGTGAGACTTCACTTGTATGGAATTATAAGTATGCAG ATATTGAATTCGGAAGATTGCAAGCCAGAGACATGTTACAGCATCTCTGGACTGGTCCAATATCTAATGCATCCGTCGATGTCGTTCAAGGTAGCAGGTCAGTCGAGGTTCGAGCAGTTGGTGTTACAAAG GGTGCTGCAATTGATCGAATACTAGGAGAAATAGTACACAGCAAATCCATTTCTACACCTATTGATTATGTCTTGTGTATAGGGCACTTCCTTGGGAAG GATGAGGACGTCTATTCTTTTTTTGAGCCAGAGCTTCCTTCTGAATCCATCATAGGTCTTCCAAGAGCAAAGATAAATGATTCCTTGAAGTCTCCTGGGGAGAGAAGACCTgcttcaaaattacaaaacagCAAAGGCAGTTCAAAAGTGCTACATAACAGAAGTCAAAGACATCTCCTGAACCCAGAAAGAAAGAATACGAATAGTAGTAACAATAGTGCCCAGCCGCATGGGCGACGACAATCATCAGAAAAGATATCATGGAGTGTGCTTGATCTCAAAGGAGAGAATTACTTCTCCTGTACTGTTGGCCGCACTAGTTCCAATGCTCGATATACTCTTGGATCTTCACATGACGTCGTTTCGTTTCTGAAAGAATTGGCTATGGAAGCTTCATCAATCTGA
- the LOC108219186 gene encoding zinc finger BED domain-containing protein RICESLEEPER 1-like encodes MEVAIETPVKKPKRLTSAVWNHFERVRKADICYAVCIHCKKKLSGSSNSGTTHLRNHLIRCLKRSNFDVSQILAAKRKRKDNNSLDLPNVSYDEVKRKAEAIIPLAAYRYDNEQRKDEAVNLGSIKFDQERSRLDLARMIMLHGYPLGMVDHLGFKIFIKNLQPSFEILTNSGVEYDCMKIYEKEKQKVYDMIRNFNGRISMGVGKWVSPENEEYMCLTANFVDAEWKFQKKTLNFITLDSSHTDDTLSEVVIKCLMNWEIDRKLFSLTFDDCSINDEVARGVKDWISQSKPLLKNGELFDVRCASHVLKSLVQEAIEALEEVCCKIRESVRYVKSSQATQGKFYEIASDVGINSEKRLCLDTPMMWNSTHLMLETALEYRGAFSLLQEHDPAYYTTLSEEEWELANTVTSCIKLFVEIISVFTVNKHPTANIYFPEICDVHIQLIEWCKSPNEFICSMALKMKMEFDKYWSKCRFSLTVAAILDPRFKMKLVEYYYPQIYPSGAQNYIKQVSDGMRELFNEYSVGSASLDQGCSSLPSTSNGTRDRLRGFDKFLHESSQSHSIVSDLEKYLEEPIFPRNHDFNILNWWKVHTARYPILSMMARDILCIPFSTLTSELAFSTRGRVLPNHLISLNADTREALVCGQDWMHIESEVDPNQFSSYTALPVVAEAI; translated from the exons ATGGAGGTAGCAATTGAAACACCTGTTAAGAAACCAAAGAGGTTGACATCTGCTGTTTGGAATCACTTTGAAAGAGTTAGAAAGGCCGACATTTGTTATGCTGTTTGTATACATTGTAAGAAGAAGCTGAGTGGATCAAGCAACAGTGGGACAACTCATTTGAGAAATCATTTAATAAGGTGTTTGAAGAGATCCAATTTTGATGTTTCTCAAATACTTGCAGCGAAGAGAAAGCGGAAAGATAATAATAGTCTTGACCTTCCAAATGTCAGTTATGATGAGGTGAAACGAAAAGCAGAGGCTATAATCCCATTAGCTGCCTACAGATATGACAACGAGCAGAGAAAAGATGAAGCTGTCAACCTTGGAAGTATTAAATTTGATCAAGAGAGGAGTCGCCTTGACCTTGCTCGCATGATCATGTTACATGGTTACCCTCTGGGCATGGTTGACCATCTCGGATTTaagatttttatcaaaaatcttcagccatcatttgaaattttgacaAACAGTGGTGTTGAGTATGATTGTATGAAAATATATGAGAAAGAGAAACAAAAGGTGTATGATATGATACGCAATTTTAATGGCAGGATCAGTATGGGTGTTGGTAAGTGGGTCTCACCAGAAAATGAAGAGTACATGTGCTTAACGGCAAactttgttgatgcagaatgGAAGTTTCAGAAGAAGACATTGAATTTTATAACATTGGATTCCTCGCATACAGATGATACACTTTCAGAAGTTGTTATTAAATGTTTGATGAACTGGGAAATTGACCGTAAGTTGTTTTCATTGACTTTTGATGATTGTTCCATTAATGATGAGGTAGCACGCGGTGTCAAAGATTGGATATCCCAAAGCAAACCACTTTTAAAGAATGGGGAGTTGTTTGATGTGAGATGTGCTTCACATGTTTTAAAATCTCTTGTGCAAGAAGCAATTGAAGCACTTGAAGAAGTATGTTGTAAAATCCGAGAGAGTGTGAGGTATGTTAAGAGCTCGCAAGCCACCCAGGGGAAATTTTATGAAATTGCCAGTGATGTTGGTATCAACAGCGAGAAACGTTTGTGTCTTGATACCCCAATGATGTGGAACTCCACTCATCTCATGCTTGAGACAGCCTTAGAATACAGGGGTGCCTTCTCTCTTCTGCAAGAGCATGATCCTGCTTACTACACGACTCTCTCAGAGGAAGAATGGGAATTAGCAAATACTGTTACTAGCTGTATAAagctttttgttgagattaTAAGTGTTTTTACAGTTAATAAGCACCCGACTGCGAATATATACTTTCCTGAGATTTGTGATGTCCACATACAGTTGATTGAGTGGTGCAAGAGCCCCAATGAATTTATTTGCTCTATGGCATTAAAGATGAAAATGGAATTCGACAAATATTGGAGCAAGTGTAGATTCAGCTTAACAGTAGCTGCCATCTTAGACCCTCGGTTCAAGATGAAGTTGGTAGAGTATTATTATCCCCAAATATACCCCAGTGGTGCCCAAAATTACATCAAGCAAGTTTCTGATGGTATGAGGGAGCTGTTTAATGAGTATTCCGTGGGGTCAGCTTCTCTTGATCAAGGATGCAGCAGTTTGCCGAGTACTAGTAATGGTACAAGAGATAGGCTACGCGGTTTTGACAAGTTCCTCCATGAATCTTCACAAAGTCACAGCATAGTTTCCGACctggaaaagtatttagaggaACCAATCTTTCCTCGCAAccatgattttaatatattaaattggtGGAAGGTTCACACAGCACGGTACCCCATCTTATCTATGATGGCACGTGACATATTGTGTATTCCATTTTCCACTCTTACATCAGAGTTGGCATTTAGCACTCGCGGCAGAGTGCTCCCCAATCATCTCATCTCACTTAATGCTGATACTCGAGAAGCTTTGGTATGTGGTCAAGATTGGATGCATATAGAATCAGAAG TAGACCCAAACCAATTCTCCAGCTACACAGCATTGCCCGTGGTTGCTGAagctatttaa